A single genomic interval of Camelina sativa cultivar DH55 chromosome 11, Cs, whole genome shotgun sequence harbors:
- the LOC104729007 gene encoding serine/threonine-protein kinase CDL1-like, whose product MSRFFCCVTGETSNSAPPEEVFDDEPLVDTESLNRLWRDELQIPDPRSRGVEEPDATLFPVTPPLPANCGRPYRWHEILHSTVNFRQEFYLGKGNFGEVYRVNFERTNEVGAVKIQAHNNETGHKEFLAEVTTLHEANHPNVIKLLGRCYGRRNRAIVYEFMPNGTLGRHIFDYMRKSPIPQGLEQPTRVLDWGTRMRIAEGVSEGLIYLHEVLKVINQDVKAGNILLDANFVPKLTDFGLATKVVVNRRGVEKRSKITELKGTMGYIPPEAEQSHWVSTKYDVYSYGVFLIVLFTGRRPYNQNPNETVPEDKRKLTDWFLRVWARYGDVPEAADTALGNTYSVEGLKRIFQTARLCISAEPQARPPMRDVVTMVRQAAVFPVRVVPLVERGHTI is encoded by the exons ATGAGTCGTTTCTTTTGCTGTGTCACCGGAGAAACCTCAAATAGCGCACCGCCGGAAGAAGTGTTTGACGACGAACCACTTGTGGACACCGAATCCCTCAATCGTTTGTGGAGAGATGAACTCCAGATCCCTGACCCTCGCAGTCGTGGGGTTGAAG AGCCGGATGCTACTCTTTTCCCTGTAACTCCACCTCTACCTGCCAATTGTGGACGACCATATCGATGGCACGAAATCTTACACTCAACCGTAAACTTCCGGCAAGAGTTTTATCTCGGCAAAGGCAACTTCGGCGAAGTCTATCGTGTCAATTTCGAAAGAACTAACGAG GTTGGAGCTGTGAAGATTCAAGCTCATAACAACGAAACTGGTCATAAAGAGTTCTTGGCAGAGGTTACAACGTTGCATGAAGCTAATCACCCAAACGTGATTAAACTTCTTGGCAGATGTTACGGCCGCAGAAACCGTGCTATAGTTTACGAGTTCATGCCCAATGGCACTCTCGGACGCCACATCTTTG ATTACATGAGGAAGAGTCCGATACCTCAAGGTCTAGAGCAGCCAACTCGGGTTTTGGATTGGGGGACGAGGATGAGAATTGCCGAGGGTGTATCTGAAGGTCTGATTTATCTACACGAGGTGCTAAAAGTGATCAACCAAGACGTCAAGGCTGGGAATATTCTACTTGATGCGAATTTTGTGCCGAAGCTGACTGATTTTGGATTGGCGACTAAAGTCGTTGTAAACAGACGCGGCGTTGAGAAGCGGAGCAAGATCACTGAGTTGAAGGGAACTATGGGATACATCCCACCAGAAGCAGAGCAGTCCCACTGGGTTTCGACCAAGTACGATGTCTACAGCTATGGAGTTTTTCTGATTGTGCTTTTCACCGGAAGGAGACCTTATAATCAGAATCCGAATGAGACTGTTCCTGAGGATAAACGGAAACTCACTGATTGG tTTTTGCGAGTATGGGCTAGATATGGGGATGTGCCTGAGGCAGCTGATACTGCGCTCGGTAATACGTATTCGGTCGAAGgtttaaagagaatatttcaGACTGCGAGGCTTTGTATTAGTGCAGAGCCACAAGCACGGCCTCCCATGCGTGATGTCGTAACGATGGTTCGTCAAGCTGCAGTTTTCCCGGTCAGAGTGGTTCCCCTGGTGGAAAGGGGGCATACGATATAA